In Pyxidicoccus trucidator, a genomic segment contains:
- a CDS encoding EF-hand domain-containing protein — protein sequence METSSAGIQPLAPEHAAVDELTSSGNELLDIFQRYDRNRTGSIERSEFARLLEALGQNVTDEELEIAVDTVDTERTGKISWKAFKAWWTSR from the coding sequence GTGGAAACCTCGTCCGCCGGCATCCAGCCGCTGGCGCCCGAGCACGCGGCGGTGGATGAGCTGACCAGCTCCGGCAACGAGCTGCTCGACATCTTCCAGCGCTATGACCGCAACCGCACCGGCTCCATCGAGCGCTCCGAGTTCGCCCGGCTGCTGGAGGCGCTCGGGCAGAACGTCACCGACGAGGAGCTGGAGATTGCCGTCGACACGGTGGACACCGAGCGCACCGGGAAGATTTCCTGGAAGGCCTTCAAGGCCTGGTGGACCAGCCGCTAG
- a CDS encoding DUF4833 domain-containing protein produces MRQQDWRWAGLGLALLLSSPPVLAGPAVQAAPGVKAPQARAADSAFFIARSTNKNQVHYGIRVDGDCRPQGDKPVHAYWRMLEKGDKATEPLLGREGPAYGLGDVQQVEATPSGWRVHIRLRAWPERTIDLDVFRENGRCAARAFTLLDGKVAQIDRIFVKTAWPSGVDYVLLSGTGQDGRSLREVIKK; encoded by the coding sequence GTGCGACAGCAGGACTGGAGGTGGGCCGGCCTCGGACTGGCGCTGCTGCTGAGCAGCCCCCCGGTGCTCGCCGGGCCGGCGGTCCAGGCGGCCCCGGGGGTGAAGGCCCCGCAGGCCCGGGCCGCGGACTCCGCCTTCTTCATCGCTCGGAGCACCAACAAGAACCAGGTCCACTACGGCATCCGGGTGGACGGCGACTGCCGCCCCCAGGGGGACAAGCCGGTGCACGCCTACTGGCGGATGCTGGAGAAGGGGGACAAGGCCACCGAGCCGCTCCTCGGCCGCGAGGGGCCCGCCTATGGCCTGGGCGACGTGCAGCAGGTGGAGGCCACCCCGTCGGGCTGGCGCGTCCACATCCGGCTGCGGGCCTGGCCCGAGCGCACCATCGACCTGGACGTCTTCCGGGAGAACGGCCGCTGCGCCGCCCGGGCGTTCACCCTGCTGGACGGCAAGGTGGCCCAGATTGACCGCATCTTCGTGAAGACGGCCTGGCCCTCGGGCGTGGACTACGTGCTGCTCAGCGGCACCGGGCAGGATGGCCGCTCGCTCCGGGAGGTCATCAAGAAGTAG
- a CDS encoding response regulator, which produces MSDLASSAHTAVFEHARDAVLVLDSAQRILELNRAAERFFGPRTGLVGSAVSQLLPGWRPPESRASVETPHETELAGQRPGGGGQAYYLRVLTLTLPGQDGGSTGWMLQLQDMTSRLEAEASIRQQKEFFEAVVRNSPVAIVTITRQFRVLSWNPEAERLFGFTPQEALGRHIFELVATDQSVLPEAERASREVVARGRVHSVTRRVRKDGTVVDVELLALPVSVGGRQLGYIAIYHDITDLQKARQASEAANQAKSGFLATMSHEIRTPMNAIIGMTGLLLDTALSEEQRDFVSTIRQSSEALLTLLNDVLDFSKIEAGRFEAELHPFDLRQCVESVLDLLAVRASEKGLDLGCEVAPSVPQMLVGDASRLRQVLLNLVGNALKFTEQGGAVVLVDGARSDTAADAPWELTVSVQDTGPGIPEDMRAGLFQPFNQLDASVSRRFGGTGLGLAISKRLVEAMGGRIWVESEQGTGTIFRFSLYAQAAAQQPAITLLPEQPLLQGRRVLIVDDNAINRRLLGRQLQSWGIDFVETSSGAEALARLQAGARFDVALIDHLMPGLDGPALAARIRQWGDMQALPLLLLTSPGRRGVTPEGLFSGVLSRPVKASQLHDALMSCFSHDVTKHAHAARVERSPRQNPFSGERPGDRLPLDILLVEDNPTNQKLALLVLDKLGYRAQVAVNGREALKSLSLQRFDVVFMDLQMPEMDGLEATRRIRAELPPHVQPWIIAMTANAMDSDRDQCFAVGMDDFLGKPIRVEALAASLLRCQPRRSEALLGRRPAAPVPPAPSFLDELPEAARIPGLEPSALSRLWRELGTQSGQIIPELIETAMQSMPALLDDAFTALERGRVDDLGRAAHTLKSNAAWFGASALESQCRDIELRADAGNLDGMAERLERCKAELDGARRLLAHLRERIMALAQSRS; this is translated from the coding sequence GTGTCCGACCTGGCGTCCAGCGCACATACCGCCGTGTTCGAGCATGCACGTGACGCCGTGCTCGTGCTCGATTCGGCGCAGCGCATCCTGGAGCTCAACCGCGCCGCGGAGCGGTTCTTCGGCCCTCGCACCGGGTTGGTGGGCAGCGCGGTATCGCAGCTCCTCCCCGGGTGGCGTCCGCCCGAGTCGCGCGCGTCCGTGGAGACTCCGCACGAGACGGAGCTGGCCGGCCAGCGCCCCGGGGGAGGAGGGCAGGCGTACTACCTGCGCGTGCTGACGCTGACGCTGCCGGGGCAGGACGGCGGGAGCACGGGGTGGATGCTCCAGCTCCAGGACATGACGTCCCGCCTGGAGGCGGAGGCGTCCATCCGCCAGCAGAAGGAGTTCTTCGAGGCGGTGGTGCGCAACAGCCCGGTGGCCATCGTCACCATCACCCGCCAGTTCCGCGTGCTGTCGTGGAACCCCGAGGCGGAGCGGCTGTTCGGATTCACCCCCCAGGAGGCGCTCGGGCGGCACATCTTCGAGCTGGTGGCCACCGACCAGTCCGTGCTCCCCGAGGCGGAGCGGGCCAGCCGCGAGGTGGTGGCCCGGGGCCGCGTCCACTCCGTCACCCGGCGCGTGCGCAAGGACGGCACCGTGGTGGACGTGGAGCTGCTGGCGCTGCCGGTGTCCGTGGGCGGGCGGCAGCTGGGCTACATCGCCATCTACCACGACATCACCGACCTCCAGAAAGCGCGACAGGCGTCCGAGGCCGCCAACCAGGCCAAGAGCGGCTTCCTGGCCACGATGAGCCATGAAATCCGCACGCCGATGAACGCCATCATCGGCATGACGGGGCTGTTGCTGGACACCGCGCTGTCCGAGGAGCAGCGGGACTTCGTCTCCACCATCCGCCAGAGCAGCGAGGCGCTGCTCACCCTGCTCAACGACGTGCTGGACTTCTCCAAGATTGAAGCCGGGCGGTTCGAGGCCGAGCTGCATCCCTTCGACCTGCGCCAGTGCGTGGAGTCGGTGCTGGACCTGCTGGCGGTGCGCGCCAGCGAGAAGGGGCTGGACCTGGGCTGCGAAGTCGCTCCCTCCGTGCCGCAGATGCTGGTGGGGGATGCCTCGCGCCTGCGTCAGGTGCTGCTCAACCTGGTGGGCAACGCCCTCAAGTTCACCGAGCAGGGCGGCGCCGTGGTGCTGGTGGACGGCGCGCGGAGCGACACGGCGGCGGACGCACCCTGGGAGCTGACCGTCTCCGTGCAGGACACCGGGCCGGGCATCCCCGAGGACATGCGGGCGGGGCTGTTCCAGCCCTTCAACCAGCTGGACGCGTCGGTGTCCCGGCGCTTCGGCGGCACCGGGCTGGGACTGGCCATCTCCAAGCGGCTGGTGGAGGCCATGGGCGGCCGCATCTGGGTGGAGAGCGAGCAGGGCACCGGCACCATCTTCCGCTTCTCCCTCTACGCGCAGGCCGCGGCGCAGCAGCCCGCCATCACCCTGCTCCCGGAGCAGCCGCTGCTGCAGGGCCGGCGCGTGCTCATCGTGGACGACAACGCCATCAACCGGCGGCTGCTGGGACGGCAGCTCCAGTCGTGGGGCATCGACTTCGTGGAGACGTCCTCGGGCGCGGAGGCGCTGGCGCGGCTCCAGGCCGGCGCGCGCTTCGACGTGGCCCTCATCGACCACCTGATGCCGGGGCTGGACGGGCCGGCGCTGGCGGCGCGCATCCGCCAGTGGGGCGACATGCAGGCGCTGCCGCTGCTGCTGCTCACGTCGCCCGGCCGGCGGGGCGTCACTCCGGAGGGGTTGTTCTCCGGTGTACTGTCCCGCCCGGTGAAGGCATCGCAGCTTCATGACGCGCTGATGTCGTGCTTCTCTCACGACGTGACGAAGCACGCGCATGCCGCCCGGGTGGAGCGCTCGCCGCGCCAGAACCCCTTCTCCGGAGAGCGGCCGGGAGACCGGCTGCCCCTGGACATCCTGCTCGTGGAGGACAACCCCACGAACCAGAAGCTGGCGCTGCTGGTGCTCGACAAGCTGGGCTACCGCGCGCAGGTGGCCGTCAACGGGCGCGAGGCCCTCAAGTCGCTGTCGCTGCAGCGCTTCGACGTGGTGTTCATGGACCTGCAGATGCCGGAGATGGACGGGCTGGAGGCCACGCGCCGCATCCGCGCGGAGCTGCCGCCCCACGTCCAGCCGTGGATCATCGCCATGACGGCGAACGCCATGGACTCCGACAGAGACCAGTGCTTCGCGGTGGGCATGGACGACTTCCTGGGCAAGCCCATCCGCGTGGAGGCGCTGGCCGCCTCGCTGCTGCGCTGCCAGCCCCGCCGCTCCGAGGCGCTCCTGGGACGGCGGCCGGCCGCGCCCGTCCCTCCGGCGCCCTCCTTCCTGGACGAGCTGCCCGAGGCGGCGCGCATCCCTGGCCTGGAGCCCTCCGCGCTCTCGCGCCTGTGGCGGGAGCTGGGGACGCAGTCGGGGCAGATCATCCCCGAGCTCATCGAGACGGCCATGCAGAGCATGCCGGCCCTGCTGGACGACGCCTTCACCGCGCTGGAGCGGGGGCGGGTGGATGATTTGGGACGGGCCGCCCACACGCTCAAGTCCAACGCGGCGTGGTTCGGCGCCAGCGCGCTGGAGTCCCAGTGCCGCGACATCGAGCTGCGCGCGGACGCGGGGAACCTGGACGGCATGGCGGAGCGGCTGGAGCGCTGCAAGGCGGAGCTGGACGGGGCGCGGCGGCTGCTGGCGCATCTGCGCGAGCGCATCATGGCCCTGGCGCAGTCCCGGAGCTGA